One Cellulomonas taurus genomic region harbors:
- the cysS gene encoding cysteine--tRNA ligase, whose product MSLRLFDTATREVRDFVPVVPGQVGIYLCGATVQAPPHIGHVRSVVAFDVLVRWLRRTGYRVTMVRNVTDIDDKILHRSAEAGEQWWAWAMANERAFTSAYDALGVLPPTYEPRATGHVPAMVELMQRLIERGHAYTAGPGDVYFDVRSWSSYGELTSQRVDDMVADSAAEATDKKDPHDFALWKAAKPGEPETASWDTPFGRGRPGWHLECSAMAHRYLGDTFDIHGGGLDLRFPHHENEQAQSRAAGYGFARYWLHNGWVTQSGAKMSKSLGNGLLVSTLLETVRPAVLRYALTAVQYRSMLEWTADTLAESEATWDRLAGFVTRATERVGEVDPAQAEIPADFAAALDDDLNVPAALAVVHEHLRAGNTALAAGDDPSTRTELAAVRAMLDVLGLDPAGEQWGAATGDDRTATALDSLVRAELDARTAARAAKDWATADAIRDRLTAAGIAVEDSPTGARWSLAARNVTDEDI is encoded by the coding sequence GTGAGCCTGCGCCTGTTCGACACCGCCACCCGTGAGGTGCGTGACTTCGTCCCCGTCGTCCCGGGTCAGGTCGGCATCTACCTCTGTGGTGCCACCGTCCAGGCCCCGCCGCACATCGGGCACGTCCGCTCGGTGGTGGCCTTCGACGTCCTGGTCCGCTGGCTGCGCCGCACCGGGTACCGGGTCACCATGGTCCGCAACGTCACGGACATCGACGACAAGATCCTCCACCGCTCCGCCGAGGCCGGTGAGCAGTGGTGGGCGTGGGCGATGGCCAACGAGCGGGCCTTCACCTCCGCCTACGACGCCCTGGGCGTGCTGCCGCCGACCTACGAGCCGCGGGCCACCGGACACGTCCCGGCGATGGTCGAGCTGATGCAGCGGCTGATCGAGCGCGGGCACGCCTACACCGCCGGCCCGGGTGACGTGTACTTCGACGTGCGCTCCTGGTCGTCCTACGGCGAGCTGACCAGCCAGCGGGTGGACGACATGGTGGCGGACAGCGCCGCGGAGGCCACCGACAAGAAGGACCCGCACGACTTTGCGCTGTGGAAGGCCGCCAAGCCGGGTGAGCCGGAGACCGCCTCCTGGGACACCCCCTTCGGCCGCGGCCGCCCCGGGTGGCACCTGGAGTGCTCCGCGATGGCGCACCGGTACCTCGGGGACACCTTCGACATCCACGGCGGCGGACTCGACCTGCGGTTCCCCCATCACGAGAACGAGCAGGCCCAGTCCCGCGCCGCCGGGTACGGCTTCGCCCGGTACTGGCTGCACAACGGCTGGGTCACCCAGTCCGGCGCGAAGATGAGCAAGTCGCTCGGCAACGGGTTGCTGGTCAGCACCCTGCTGGAGACCGTCCGTCCCGCGGTGCTCCGCTATGCCCTGACCGCCGTGCAGTACCGGTCGATGCTGGAGTGGACGGCGGACACCCTGGCCGAGTCCGAGGCCACCTGGGACCGGCTGGCGGGCTTCGTCACCCGGGCGACCGAGCGGGTGGGGGAGGTGGACCCGGCGCAGGCCGAGATCCCGGCCGACTTCGCCGCGGCGCTGGACGACGACCTCAACGTGCCCGCCGCGCTCGCGGTCGTGCACGAGCACCTGCGGGCCGGGAACACCGCCCTGGCCGCGGGTGACGACCCGAGCACCCGCACCGAGCTGGCCGCCGTGCGCGCCATGCTGGACGTGCTGGGCCTCGACCCGGCGGGCGAGCAGTGGGGCGCCGCCACCGGCGACGACCGCACCGCCACCGCCCTGGACTCCCTGGTGCGCGCCGAACTCGACGCCCGCACCGCCGCCCGGGCCGCCAAGGACTGGGCCACCGCCGACGCGATCCGCGACCGGCTCACCGCCGCGGGTATCGCGGTCGAAGACTCCCCCACCGGCGCGCGCTGGTCGCTCGCCGCCCGCAACGTGACTGACGAGGACATCTGA
- the ispD gene encoding 2-C-methyl-D-erythritol 4-phosphate cytidylyltransferase, which yields MGHTTAILTAAGSGLRLGHPEPKALVRLHETPLLQHAARRLVMSGVIDHLVVTAPDGHESICRALLPEADVVVGGATRQESVAAGLARVPDSSDVVLVHDAARPLASPELIRRVVAAVRAGHRAVVPGVPVTDTITAVDPGAEGATAARGTVPRAGLRAVQTPQGFDRTVLDAAHAAHRLDGGLVTDDAGLVELLGEPVWLVPGEESAMKITTARDLALAELLLGAES from the coding sequence GTGGGCCACACCACCGCGATCCTGACCGCAGCCGGCAGCGGTCTTCGACTCGGGCACCCCGAGCCGAAGGCGCTGGTCCGACTGCACGAGACGCCGTTGCTGCAGCACGCAGCGCGGCGTCTCGTCATGTCCGGGGTGATCGACCACCTGGTGGTCACCGCTCCGGACGGCCACGAGTCGATCTGTCGTGCCCTGCTGCCCGAGGCCGACGTGGTCGTGGGTGGTGCCACCCGGCAGGAGTCGGTGGCGGCCGGGCTCGCCCGGGTGCCGGACTCCTCGGACGTGGTGCTGGTGCACGACGCGGCGCGGCCGCTCGCCTCGCCGGAGCTGATCCGTCGCGTGGTCGCAGCGGTGCGGGCCGGACATCGGGCGGTGGTGCCGGGGGTGCCGGTGACCGACACGATCACGGCCGTCGACCCGGGGGCGGAGGGTGCCACGGCCGCCCGGGGGACGGTGCCGCGTGCCGGGCTGCGCGCCGTGCAGACGCCGCAGGGATTCGATCGCACCGTGCTGGACGCCGCGCACGCCGCGCACCGGCTCGACGGCGGGCTGGTCACCGACGACGCGGGACTGGTCGAGTTGCTGGGCGAGCCGGTGTGGCTGGTGCCCGGGGAGGAGTCGGCGATGAAGATCACCACCGCGCGGGATCTGGCGCTGGCCGAGCTGCTGCTGGGAGCCGAGTCGTGA
- a CDS encoding LysR family transcriptional regulator: protein MDSHHLATLRAVREAGGVTAAAARLHLTPSAVSQHLRQLTDQAGTPLVERVGRGIRLTEAGHALADAAVGVAVALEQARGAVQAFRGSPTGRVRVAFFQSAAALLAPGLLHRVAAHEGVTIELGDHDVAQHDFPSLTADHDLVVAHRPDTGDDWPTGLRVATLLREPLDVALPKGHPLAERADLTPADLVGEPWIAVREGFPVARVLDRVAAVAGAPPRVVQRFNDFGVVEALVAAGHGISLLPRYTAGARPGVRLVPLAGVDAARRTDVLMTPERAARRVVQLVLADLRAEAAAVTGSVRGK, encoded by the coding sequence ATGGACAGCCATCACCTCGCCACGCTGCGCGCGGTCCGGGAGGCCGGGGGAGTCACGGCGGCCGCGGCCCGGCTGCACCTCACCCCGTCCGCGGTGTCCCAGCACCTGCGCCAGCTCACCGACCAGGCGGGGACGCCCCTGGTCGAGCGCGTGGGGCGGGGCATCCGACTCACCGAGGCCGGACACGCCCTGGCGGATGCGGCCGTCGGCGTGGCGGTCGCCCTGGAACAGGCCCGGGGCGCCGTGCAGGCGTTCCGCGGTTCACCCACCGGCCGGGTCCGGGTGGCGTTCTTCCAATCTGCCGCCGCCTTGCTGGCACCCGGTCTGCTGCACCGGGTGGCCGCGCACGAGGGCGTCACGATCGAACTCGGCGACCACGACGTCGCGCAACACGACTTCCCGAGCCTGACCGCCGACCACGACCTGGTGGTGGCGCACCGACCGGACACCGGCGACGACTGGCCGACCGGACTCCGCGTCGCCACGCTGCTGCGCGAACCGTTGGATGTCGCACTGCCCAAGGGTCACCCGCTGGCGGAGCGCGCCGACCTCACGCCGGCGGATCTGGTCGGCGAACCGTGGATCGCGGTGCGGGAGGGCTTCCCGGTCGCCCGGGTGCTGGACCGGGTGGCGGCGGTGGCCGGTGCGCCGCCCCGGGTCGTGCAGCGGTTCAACGACTTCGGGGTGGTCGAGGCGCTGGTCGCTGCCGGGCACGGGATCAGCCTGCTGCCCCGCTACACCGCCGGTGCCCGGCCGGGGGTGCGGTTGGTGCCGCTGGCCGGGGTCGATGCCGCGCGACGGACCGATGTGCTGATGACCCCCGAGCGTGCTGCCCGGCGCGTGGTGCAGCTGGTGCTGGCGGATCTGCGGGCCGAGGCGGCTGCCGTCACGGGCAGTGTCCGCGGGAAGTGA
- the pstC gene encoding phosphate ABC transporter permease subunit PstC → MTSTQPGTVTTGDATSPGRTARRLRQKSSDRGASRVFRWVSTGAGVLILVILAAVTVFLVARALPALSANPDYLADTISWFPKDSTLLGFVGPMIFGSLLAAGLALLIATPLAIGIGLFISHYAPRRLANALGYIVDLLAAIPSVVYGLWGGLVLSPFIQPIWEFLGTYLGWIPLFSGNVSPTGRVMLTVALVLGVMILPIITAICREVFLQTPRLHEEAALALGATRWEMVRMAVLPFSRSGIISGAMLGLGRALGETMAVLMILSPGFTYSFQLLVAGKQQTIASNIAAQFPEANQTGVATLIATGLALFVITLAVNMAARAIVARRKDFSGAN, encoded by the coding sequence GTGACCAGCACTCAGCCCGGGACCGTCACCACCGGTGACGCCACCTCACCCGGCCGCACCGCCCGCCGCCTGCGGCAGAAGAGCTCCGACCGTGGCGCCAGCCGCGTGTTCCGGTGGGTGTCCACCGGCGCCGGCGTCCTGATCCTGGTCATCCTGGCGGCGGTCACCGTCTTCCTGGTGGCCCGGGCCCTGCCGGCGCTCAGCGCCAATCCGGACTACCTGGCCGACACGATCAGCTGGTTCCCGAAGGACTCCACGCTGTTGGGCTTCGTCGGGCCGATGATCTTCGGGTCGCTGCTCGCCGCCGGTCTGGCCCTGCTGATCGCCACCCCGCTGGCGATCGGGATCGGGCTGTTCATCTCGCACTACGCGCCCCGGCGGCTGGCGAACGCGCTCGGGTACATCGTCGACCTGCTCGCCGCGATCCCCTCGGTGGTCTACGGCCTGTGGGGCGGTCTGGTGCTCAGCCCGTTCATCCAGCCGATCTGGGAGTTCCTCGGGACGTACCTCGGCTGGATCCCGCTGTTCAGCGGCAACGTGTCGCCCACCGGCCGCGTGATGCTCACCGTCGCACTGGTGCTCGGCGTGATGATCCTGCCGATCATCACCGCGATCTGCCGGGAGGTCTTCCTGCAGACGCCGCGCCTGCACGAGGAGGCGGCGCTCGCCCTGGGCGCGACCCGGTGGGAGATGGTGCGGATGGCCGTGCTGCCGTTCTCCCGCTCCGGCATCATCTCCGGCGCCATGCTCGGCCTCGGCCGTGCGCTGGGCGAGACGATGGCGGTGCTGATGATCCTCTCGCCCGGCTTCACCTACTCCTTCCAGCTGCTGGTCGCCGGCAAGCAGCAGACGATCGCGTCGAACATCGCCGCCCAGTTCCCCGAGGCCAACCAGACCGGCGTCGCGACCCTGATCGCCACCGGCCTCGCGCTGTTCGTCATCACCCTGGCCGTGAACATGGCCGCCCGCGCGATCGTGGCGCGGCGCAAGGACTTCTCGGGAGCGAACTGA
- the pstB gene encoding phosphate ABC transporter ATP-binding protein PstB, with the protein MAQRIDVKDLNIYYGAFRAVADVNMTIEPRSVTAFIGPSGCGKSTYLRTLNRMHEVIPGARVEGTVAVEGVDLYSADIDPVAVRRQVGMVFQRPNPFPTMSIAENVLAGIRLNNRRISKSDAADLVEQSLRGANLWNEVKDRLDRPGSGLSGGQQQRLCIARAIAVKPQVLLMDEPCSALDPISTLAIEDLIAELKNDYTIVIVTHNMQQAARVSEKTAFFNIAGTGEPGRLIEIDDTATMFSSPRERATEDYISGRFG; encoded by the coding sequence ATGGCACAGCGCATCGACGTCAAGGACCTGAACATCTACTACGGCGCCTTCCGAGCCGTGGCCGACGTGAACATGACCATCGAGCCGCGCTCGGTGACGGCGTTCATCGGCCCGTCCGGCTGCGGCAAGTCCACCTACCTGCGCACCCTGAACCGGATGCACGAGGTGATCCCCGGTGCCCGGGTCGAGGGCACCGTCGCGGTGGAAGGCGTCGACCTCTACAGCGCGGACATCGACCCGGTGGCGGTGCGCCGCCAGGTCGGGATGGTCTTCCAGCGCCCGAACCCGTTCCCGACCATGTCCATCGCGGAGAACGTGCTCGCCGGCATCCGGCTGAACAACCGTCGGATCTCCAAGTCCGACGCCGCCGACCTGGTGGAGCAGTCGCTGCGGGGCGCCAACCTGTGGAACGAGGTCAAGGACCGGCTCGACCGCCCCGGTTCGGGACTGTCCGGTGGTCAGCAGCAGCGGCTCTGCATCGCCCGCGCCATCGCGGTCAAGCCGCAGGTGCTCCTGATGGACGAGCCGTGCTCGGCGCTCGACCCGATCTCCACCCTCGCCATCGAGGACCTGATCGCGGAGCTGAAGAACGACTACACCATCGTGATCGTCACCCACAACATGCAGCAGGCTGCGCGGGTGTCGGAGAAGACGGCGTTCTTCAACATCGCCGGGACGGGTGAGCCCGGTCGGCTGATCGAGATCGACGACACGGCGACGATGTTCTCCTCCCCGCGCGAGCGGGCCACCGAGGACTACATCTCCGGCCGCTTCGGCTGA
- the ispF gene encoding 2-C-methyl-D-erythritol 2,4-cyclodiphosphate synthase, with amino-acid sequence MGVDVHAYDPDPAPGAALRLAGLVWPGERPLAGHSDADVAAHAAAEALLSAAGLGDLGAVFGVDRPEWAGAAGVELVAEAARQVRAAGFEVGNVVVQVVGNRPRIGPRRAEAEAALSAAAGAQVAVSATTTDGLGLTGRGEGIAALATALVVPTG; translated from the coding sequence ATGGGCGTCGACGTGCACGCCTACGACCCCGACCCGGCGCCGGGGGCGGCCCTCCGGCTCGCCGGACTGGTCTGGCCGGGAGAACGACCGTTGGCCGGGCACTCGGACGCCGACGTCGCCGCGCATGCCGCCGCCGAGGCGCTGCTCTCCGCCGCCGGGCTGGGCGACCTGGGCGCGGTCTTCGGGGTGGACCGTCCGGAGTGGGCGGGGGCGGCCGGGGTCGAGTTGGTGGCCGAGGCGGCACGCCAGGTCCGGGCCGCCGGGTTCGAGGTCGGCAACGTGGTCGTCCAGGTGGTCGGCAACCGCCCTCGGATCGGACCGCGCCGGGCCGAGGCGGAGGCCGCCCTGTCGGCGGCCGCCGGGGCTCAGGTGGCGGTGTCGGCGACCACCACGGACGGACTGGGACTGACCGGGCGCGGCGAGGGCATCGCGGCGCTGGCGACCGCACTGGTGGTGCCGACCGGCTGA
- a CDS encoding CarD family transcriptional regulator, translated as MTFTVGETVVYPHHGAALIEEIKTRTIRGEDKIYLKLKVAQGDLTIEVPAENVDLVGVRDVVGQEGLDRVFEVLRAPYTEEPTNWSRRYKANLEKLASGDVIKVAEVVRDLSRRDADRGLSAGEKRMLAKARQILVSELALAEHTEEEKAEAILDEVLAS; from the coding sequence ATGACTTTCACTGTTGGGGAGACCGTTGTCTACCCGCACCACGGGGCAGCGCTGATCGAGGAGATCAAGACCAGGACCATCCGCGGCGAGGACAAGATCTACCTCAAGCTGAAGGTCGCCCAGGGCGATCTGACCATCGAGGTCCCGGCGGAGAACGTCGACCTCGTGGGCGTGCGCGACGTCGTCGGCCAGGAGGGTCTGGACCGGGTCTTCGAGGTCCTGCGGGCGCCGTACACCGAGGAGCCGACCAACTGGTCGCGTCGGTACAAGGCCAACCTGGAGAAGCTGGCGTCCGGCGACGTCATCAAGGTGGCCGAGGTCGTGCGCGACCTCTCCCGCCGGGACGCCGACCGCGGCCTGTCGGCCGGGGAGAAGCGGATGCTCGCCAAGGCCCGGCAGATCCTCGTCTCGGAGCTCGCACTCGCCGAGCACACCGAGGAGGAGAAGGCCGAGGCCATCCTGGACGAGGTCCTCGCCTCCTGA
- a CDS encoding SDR family NAD(P)-dependent oxidoreductase, with product MRTVLITGASDGIGAAAAARLAGDHRLILVGRNPEKTRAVAERVGADGVFVADFAQLDQVRGLAAEITGRYDRIDVLANNAGGLFSGPTITVDGVELTFQVNHLAAFLLTDLLRPLFTPDTAVVNTSSVAARLFSSFRVDDLDTSRRYRPERAYGNAKLANILFTKGLHARGIRSVAFHPGNVATSFASDTTSPLRWLYTTVLNRSLITPEAGGSTLEFFIRSDAWQSGEYYGSDHRPGRTARKAADPALVEALWSGSERLLRR from the coding sequence GTGCGCACCGTCCTGATCACCGGAGCGAGCGACGGCATCGGGGCGGCCGCTGCCGCGCGGCTGGCCGGCGACCACCGACTGATCCTGGTCGGCCGGAACCCGGAGAAGACCCGGGCGGTGGCCGAGCGCGTGGGGGCGGACGGCGTGTTCGTCGCCGACTTCGCCCAGTTGGACCAGGTGCGCGGCCTCGCGGCAGAGATCACCGGCCGCTACGACCGGATCGACGTGCTGGCGAACAATGCCGGTGGGCTGTTCTCCGGCCCGACGATCACCGTCGACGGGGTGGAGCTGACCTTCCAGGTGAACCACCTGGCCGCCTTCCTGCTCACCGACCTGCTCCGGCCGCTGTTCACCCCCGACACCGCCGTGGTGAACACCTCCAGCGTCGCCGCCCGGCTGTTCAGCAGCTTCCGGGTGGACGACCTGGACACCTCCCGCCGCTACCGGCCCGAGCGGGCGTACGGCAATGCCAAGCTGGCGAACATCCTGTTCACCAAGGGACTGCACGCCCGGGGCATCCGGTCGGTCGCCTTCCACCCCGGCAATGTCGCGACCAGCTTCGCCTCCGACACCACCAGCCCGCTGCGGTGGCTCTACACCACGGTGCTGAACCGGTCGTTGATCACTCCGGAGGCGGGCGGGTCGACGTTGGAGTTCTTCATCCGCTCCGACGCCTGGCAGTCGGGGGAGTACTACGGCAGCGACCACCGGCCGGGCCGCACCGCCCGGAAGGCGGCGGACCCGGCCCTGGTCGAGGCGCTCTGGTCCGGCAGTGAGCGGCTGCTGCGGCGCTGA
- the pstA gene encoding phosphate ABC transporter permease PstA: MATATQNAQAPQPTLEELLRTTDPARRRKDVLMRTLITSAFVITMIPLISLTWTVVSKGIGRLDGYFLLHSMRGVFGGMDAGGIYHAIVGTVEITLFAALISVPIGLLTAIYLVEYGGGRSLAKVITFLVDVMTGIPSVVAGLFAYALFALLLGPGAKMGVIGSVALSVLMIPVVVRSSEEMLRLVPNELREASLALGVPRWLTIVKVVLRTSVAGLTTGVMLAIARVIGETAPLLLTVGVVDSINFNLFDGRMMTLPVYVYRQYAQGLVACSPGDTACVADITVQRAWAAALTLFLIVMLLNLIGRLVTRFFAPKIR, encoded by the coding sequence ATGGCGACAGCGACGCAGAACGCCCAGGCACCACAGCCCACGCTCGAGGAGCTGCTGCGCACCACCGACCCCGCCCGGCGGCGCAAGGACGTGCTGATGCGGACGCTGATCACCAGCGCCTTCGTCATCACGATGATCCCGTTGATCTCCCTGACCTGGACCGTGGTGTCCAAGGGCATCGGGCGGCTGGACGGCTACTTCCTGCTGCACTCGATGCGCGGTGTCTTCGGCGGCATGGACGCCGGTGGCATCTACCACGCCATCGTCGGCACGGTGGAGATCACGCTGTTCGCGGCGCTGATCTCGGTGCCGATCGGCCTGCTCACCGCGATCTACCTGGTCGAGTACGGCGGCGGCCGGTCGCTGGCCAAGGTGATCACCTTCCTGGTCGACGTGATGACCGGTATCCCGTCGGTGGTCGCCGGTCTGTTCGCCTACGCCCTGTTCGCGCTGCTGCTCGGGCCGGGCGCCAAGATGGGCGTGATCGGCTCGGTGGCGCTGTCGGTGCTGATGATCCCGGTGGTGGTCCGCTCCTCGGAGGAGATGCTCCGCCTGGTGCCCAACGAGCTGCGCGAGGCGTCGCTGGCGCTGGGCGTCCCGCGCTGGCTGACCATCGTCAAGGTGGTGCTGCGCACCTCGGTCGCCGGTCTGACCACCGGCGTCATGCTCGCCATCGCCCGCGTGATCGGTGAGACCGCCCCGCTGCTGCTGACCGTGGGCGTCGTCGACTCGATCAACTTCAACCTCTTCGACGGTCGGATGATGACGCTGCCGGTGTACGTCTACCGGCAGTACGCGCAAGGATTGGTGGCCTGTTCCCCGGGTGACACCGCCTGCGTCGCCGACATCACGGTGCAGCGGGCCTGGGCGGCCGCGCTGACCCTGTTCCTGATCGTCATGCTGCTCAACCTGATCGGCCGGCTGGTGACCCGGTTCTTCGCCCCGAAGATCCGCTGA
- a CDS encoding EamA family transporter, giving the protein MPTRDRLLALIVVLCWGLNFPAIHLSLEQFPPFFLVALRFALLAIPTVLFVPRPQVPWRWLLGYGLGFGVLQFAFLYLAMDTGMPTGLASLVLQSSAPFTVLIAGVWLRERITGRQALGIGIAVAGLAGIALVRAGGGAQAGVLPVLLTLCGGLGWAFGNVCSRQARTTEPLRFMLWMSVVPPLPMLALSLLVDGPAAIGRSLTTLTTGTAVWALVGLAFTVLIATVVGSGIWTSLLARHPSSVVAPFSLLVPVVGFASSWLAFDERPAPAELVLGAVIIAGVLIASAPGRAARALRSRSQDPDSAPSHDPRVRDSRTQHPDSAPGVPTEPVAADDPPAAHEPEPGQPRDTRAPQPVGTTSAVASAAMPSPRPVSPSPSVVVADTAT; this is encoded by the coding sequence GTGCCGACCCGTGACCGCCTCCTCGCCCTGATCGTGGTGCTGTGCTGGGGACTGAACTTCCCGGCGATCCACCTGTCCCTGGAGCAGTTCCCGCCCTTCTTCCTCGTCGCCCTGCGGTTCGCGCTGCTCGCGATCCCGACCGTGCTGTTCGTCCCGCGCCCCCAGGTGCCGTGGCGCTGGCTGCTCGGCTACGGCCTCGGCTTCGGTGTGCTGCAGTTCGCCTTCCTGTACCTGGCGATGGACACCGGGATGCCGACCGGCCTGGCATCGCTGGTGCTGCAGTCCTCGGCGCCGTTCACCGTCCTCATCGCCGGGGTGTGGCTGCGGGAACGGATCACCGGTCGGCAGGCACTCGGGATCGGGATCGCCGTCGCCGGGCTGGCCGGGATCGCCCTGGTGCGCGCGGGAGGCGGTGCGCAGGCGGGGGTGCTGCCGGTGCTGCTCACCCTGTGCGGTGGACTCGGCTGGGCCTTCGGCAACGTGTGCAGCCGTCAGGCCCGGACCACCGAACCGTTGCGCTTCATGCTCTGGATGTCCGTGGTGCCGCCGCTGCCGATGCTCGCGCTGTCCCTGCTGGTCGACGGCCCAGCGGCGATCGGGCGCTCGCTGACCACCCTGACCACCGGCACCGCCGTCTGGGCGCTGGTCGGGCTGGCGTTCACCGTGCTGATCGCCACCGTGGTCGGCTCCGGGATCTGGACCTCGCTGCTCGCCCGGCATCCGTCGAGCGTGGTCGCCCCGTTCAGCCTGCTGGTCCCGGTGGTCGGTTTCGCGTCCAGCTGGTTGGCCTTCGACGAGCGCCCGGCGCCCGCGGAGCTGGTCCTCGGCGCGGTGATCATCGCCGGTGTGCTGATCGCCAGCGCGCCCGGCCGTGCAGCACGGGCGCTGCGCAGCCGGTCCCAGGACCCGGACAGCGCGCCCAGCCATGACCCACGCGTACGGGACAGCCGAACGCAGCACCCCGACAGCGCGCCCGGCGTCCCGACCGAGCCGGTGGCAGCGGACGACCCGCCGGCAGCGCACGAGCCCGAACCCGGCCAGCCCCGCGACACCCGCGCCCCTCAGCCGGTCGGCACCACCAGTGCGGTCGCCAGCGCCGCGATGCCCTCGCCGCGCCCGGTCAGTCCCAGTCCGTCCGTGGTGGTCGCCGACACCGCCACCTGA
- the rlmB gene encoding 23S rRNA (guanosine(2251)-2'-O)-methyltransferase RlmB — protein sequence MAGNSQRRGATRKTGKKATVGSGGQRRRGLEGKGPTPKAEDRTYHSAHKKKAAAEKRATTSRGTTRRTPSGKGRGAVTEVVAGRNSVVEAMRAGIPVSTVYIAARLEADDRTREILRTAADEGYPLLEVTKPELDRMTDGAVHQGVAIQVPPYEYSDVEDLLDIAAASDRPPLIVALDGVTDPRNLGAVLRSAGAFGAHGVLVPERRSAGMTASAWKVSAGAAARVPVARATNLVRALERLHEAGCFIVGLDGGGSTTVADMPYSTDPLVLVIGSEGKGLSRLVSEHCDVIAGIPIDSDVESLNAGVAGGIALYEVARQRQG from the coding sequence ATGGCCGGCAACTCCCAGCGCCGTGGCGCCACCCGCAAGACCGGCAAGAAGGCCACCGTCGGGTCCGGCGGGCAGCGCCGTCGCGGACTCGAGGGCAAGGGCCCGACCCCCAAGGCCGAGGACCGCACCTACCACTCCGCGCACAAGAAGAAGGCGGCGGCGGAGAAGCGCGCCACCACCTCGCGCGGCACCACCCGCCGCACCCCGAGCGGTAAGGGCCGGGGCGCCGTCACCGAGGTGGTCGCCGGGCGCAACTCGGTGGTCGAGGCGATGCGCGCCGGGATCCCGGTGTCCACCGTCTACATCGCCGCCCGGTTGGAGGCCGACGACCGCACCCGCGAGATCCTGCGCACCGCCGCCGACGAGGGCTACCCGCTGCTCGAGGTCACCAAGCCCGAGCTGGACCGGATGACCGACGGCGCCGTGCACCAGGGCGTGGCGATCCAGGTGCCGCCCTACGAGTACTCCGACGTCGAGGACCTGCTCGACATCGCCGCCGCCAGCGACCGCCCACCGCTGATCGTCGCGCTGGACGGCGTCACCGACCCCCGTAACCTCGGCGCCGTGCTCCGGTCGGCCGGGGCCTTCGGCGCGCACGGTGTCCTGGTGCCGGAACGCCGCTCGGCCGGGATGACCGCCTCCGCCTGGAAGGTCTCCGCCGGTGCCGCCGCCCGGGTCCCGGTCGCCCGGGCCACCAACCTGGTGCGCGCCCTGGAGCGGTTGCACGAGGCGGGCTGCTTCATCGTCGGCCTGGACGGTGGCGGCAGCACCACGGTCGCCGACATGCCCTACAGCACCGACCCGCTGGTGCTGGTGATCGGCTCCGAGGGCAAGGGGCTGTCCCGCCTGGTCAGCGAGCACTGCGACGTGATCGCGGGCATCCCGATCGACTCCGACGTCGAGTCGCTGAACGCCGGGGTCGCCGGGGGCATCGCGCTGTACGAGGTCGCCCGGCAGCGGCAGGGCTGA